A region of Solanum dulcamara chromosome 7, daSolDulc1.2, whole genome shotgun sequence DNA encodes the following proteins:
- the LOC129896462 gene encoding dof zinc finger protein DOF3.1-like, protein MQDPSIYSQIKPQFPEQEHLKCPRCDSPNTKFCYYNNYNLSQPRHYCKSCRRYWTKGGTLRNIPVGGGSRKSTKRSSSSSKKSSSTTTSSFATPPLTSSVSCSSPTNPKPEPFGVPAIPSFDVTTGPFSSLLASTEPQFGNFLEALNPNNNGSSLQLGNPISSSGSGSGSNHQNGNNAYLGVQNGGESNNCWNGGNNAWPDLAIFTPGSNFQ, encoded by the coding sequence ATGCAAGACCCATCAATTTATTCACAAATTAAGCCTCAATTCCCAGAGCAAGAACACCTGAAATGCCCCAGATGTGATTCACCAAACACAAAGTTCTGCTACTACAACAATTACAACCTTTCTCAGCCACGCCACTATTGCAAAAGCTGTCGAAGGTATTGGACTAAAGGCGGTACTCTTCGCAACATCCCAGTTGGTGGAGGCTCTCGTAAGAGCACGAAACGATCTTCATCGTCCAGTAAGAAAAGCTCCTCAACGACGACTTCATCCTTTGCAACTCCTCCATTAACTTCCTCTGTTTCATGTTCTTCACCCACAAATCCAAAACCAGAGCCTTTTGGTGTACCTGCAATTCCATCTTTTGATGTAACTACTGGGCCATTCAGCTCACTGTTGGCGTCAACCGAGccgcaatttgggaattttctcGAAGCTTTGAATCCGAATAATAATGGGTCCAGTTTGCAGTTGGGTAACCCAATTTCCAGTTCGGGCTCGGGTTCGGGCTCTAATCATCAAAATGGGAATAATGCATATTTGGGTGTTCAAAATGGTGGAGAATCTAATAATTGTTGGAATGGTGGTAACAATGCTTGGCCTGATCTTGCAATTTTCACACCAGGTTCCAATTTCCAATAA